TTTATCTTTGATGCATGCAATACACAAGAGTTCAATCCAAATATAGATGAGATACAGCTACACTTAACAAACAATCTTTTAGAGATTTTAGAAGAGTTTATACAACATTTTAAAGAGAGCTGGATTTGACAGATATTAATGCAAAAGTAGCACAAAACTTTCATGAAAATATAGAATATTTACAACAACATCATCCAAAAGTATTTGAAAAGCTTTCTGCATTTGACATTGCTGTTGAAAACGGCCATTATAAAGAAAAATATGAGCTTATTTTTGAAAACGATAATTTTGATGTATTGGAGCATGCAACCCAAAAATTTCTTTATGACAAACAAACTTCTTACCATACTGAAAAATCTTTGCATAGTGTAGATTACAGTACTGAAAACAACTGTTTTGAGGCTTTTATCAGACAAGACTACACGGAAGATGAGATTAAAGATTTTAAACAACTCCAAACAAAAGATCCTCTAGAGTCACATCTGCCTTACATTGCAGATATTATTCACATAACCAACCAAAGAGAAAAAAAACTTTTAAACACAATAGATAAATATATTTTCTTCGGTGTCGGACTCGGTTTACATATTGAAGCAATTGCAGAACATATACAAGCAAAAATGTATCTTATAGTTGAAGATGATTTAGAACTCTTTAGATTATCTCTTTTTTGCATCAATTATAAAAATTTAGCAAAAACAGCAAAGCTTTTTTTTGCTATTTTTGAAGATGATTCGGAATTTGCCCATATTTGTGAAAACTTTTTAAAAGAGTCTTATTACTTTAACCACTATATAAAATATTTTCAATTACTCAGTCATTCAGAAGTAAAAGCAAATCATTTTTATTTGGCACTTTCAAGTCAAGCTGAACTGAAATTTTTATTTCACAACTATCTTCGTACCCTATCTATACCGTTAGAAACATTTTCTCAAGGATATTCGATTATTGAAAAAAATCTCAATTTCAATACTGAGTATTTTCAAAACAAACCCTTCTTATTCATTGCCAGTGGACCATCACTGCAAAAAAATATAGATGCACTCTTACAAAATAAAGACAAGTTCATCATAGTTGCTGTTTCTTCCTCTTTGAACTTCCTTGAGAAGTATCAAATTCAGCCGCACATTGTTTTACATCTTGATCCATTTGAGATTAGTGCCACTCCATTTGAAAGATTAGACTCTCTCTCTTTTTTAGATAATTCACTTATTTTTCTATCTGCTCATGCATCAAGAAAAGTATACTCGTTATTAAACAAAGAAAATATTTATGTTTTTGAAGCAGGTTCTGCATATAAAACAGATGCTTTAAATGTTTCATCTTCCTGCGTCGGTTCCTTAGGATATCTTTTACTTACTGTTCTTAAAGTACAAAAACTCTATTTTTTAGGACTTGATTTGGCAGTAGATAACGAAACGGGTTCTAGTCATATCAATACACATATTCATGAAAAAACTTTAGAATTAAAAGACTCTTTTCAAAATGACACAAATGAGACACTCTCGTATTATGATGACCTCGTCCAGATAAAAGGGAATCAGAGAGAAAAAGTTTTTACGACACCGCACTTCTTTACTTCCGTCAATCTAATAAATAATTATTTTGCGACTATTGTAAAACCATCTCAACAGTTTTATAATCTTAGTGATGGTGCTTATTTCCAAAAAACACAAGCTTTGACGTTTAAAGAGTTAAAAGATCTTCCTGATTTACCGGAGTCAATAGAGAGAGAGCTTAAAACACTTCTTGAAGCACACACACTCCATTCACTCAATGAAAATGAACTAAAATCCCTTAAAAGAAAACTAAAATTTTGTAAAAAGCTTCAATCACAATTACAAAATATTAAACCGAATAATACAACACCGCTCTCCTATGTTAAAACAATACAACAGTTAATCACTGGGGATGAAAATCTCTATAAATATGAATTAGCTCGTGTATTAGATAGTTATTTATACTATATCCTTAACTTTATCTATGACTATCTAAACAATCCAAAAATACCCCAGGAAGATTTTCAGCATATAGATCAACTTTTTAAACAACATCTTGTTGAACTGATATCTGTTTATCAGAATTATTTACACAAAGCTCTCGAAGGAAACAATCAATGAATGATATAGAAAATAAAGCTTTAGAACGTTACACAAAAAACAGTGAATTTTTAGCTCAAAACCATCCTGACGTATTTAATAAGATCAAAATACTTGAGGATGGAATCAATCATGGTCTTTATCAAGAGAAGTACGCCTTAGAATATCAAAATAAATATTTTGATGTTGTAGATTTAAAAAGCGGTCAATTTTTATATAATACCAATAGCATCCAAGTGTCTGATCAGTTAACTTCTCTTGTTAATTTCGATAAAAATTCTTATCTCTTTGAAGGTTTTGGTCTTTATTATAATTATGAACAAGGAAAAGATTCTTTTTTAGATACTGCCAAAGGAGCAGAAGGAATTTATCCCCTAATGACATACTATATCGATAACTTGCCTAAAAATGCGACTATGAATGAGATCGAAAAATTCATTTTTATTGGTGTCGGTTTAGGGCTCCATATTCTGCAAGTTGATAAAAAAATTCATGCTGAAGAGTATTTCATTATTGAAGATGATTTAGAGCTGTTTCGTCTTTCGCTTTTTACAACTCCGTATTATAAAATAAAAGGGAAACTCTCTTTTTCTATACAAGAAAAAGAGGAGCAGTTTACACGAAAATTTCAACTTTTTTTACAACTGAGCTTTTTCAGAAACAAATTTTTGAAATACTCTTATTTTCCTGCACATTCTAAAGAAAAATTTGATTTTATCAAACACTCTTTAGCATCTCAAGCCTTTTCAGTCTTCCCATATAAGACAAGACTTATGAAATATTTAAGACCGCTTGAATACATTAAAAATAACTATAAATTTATCAATTTATCAAAGCAATTCAAAAAATCTTCTTTAAGTGAAAAACCCTGTATAGTTCTCGGTGCTGGACCATCTTTTGAAAAACATATAGACTGGCTGAAAGAAAATCAAGATAGTTTTATCATTATAGCTGTCTCGGCCGTACTTAAAAAACTACATGAATATAATATAAAACCTGACATTGTGACACATTTGGACGGCTTCGCAATTTCTGCAAAACACTTTGAAGGTTTTGAAACGAAAAACTTTTTAAATAACAGTATTTTACTCGCCGGCAGTTTTGTACAACAAAATATTATTGACCACTTTGTCAAAACAAATGTGTATATCTATGAAGAAAATCAAACAAATTACCATAAAGGTTTTGATTCTATCAACGGTTCGTGTGTCGGTTCAACATCAGTGGTTCATTCTGCATTATTGAATTTTGACAAAATATACCTTTTAGGTGTTGACCTAGCAATTACAAAAGATGGACAAACTCATGTTTCATCTCATATTCATAGTAAAACTGTAGATCTTAATAAGATTAAAGAATCTCAGACGAATATCTCTCTCGCAGGCTCATTTTTTAATGTTCCAGGAAATTTAGAGAAAACTGTTTATACTAATCCTACGTTTTACGGTTCTATTTTAAATCTCAACAATATCATTCCACATGTTAAAAATGAAACTCAAACAATCTATAACTTAAGTGAAGGTGCATACTTTAGTGGTACAGAACCTTTCAAAAATTTCGAACAACTAAGCGATAGTTTGGGATCTTATGATAAAAAAGAGATACATGCTGAAATAATGGACCTATTTCAATCTTACTCAAATGACAACTTATCATCAGATGAGCTCAAGGAAATTGCGAAAAAACTAGAGTTTGTTACTTCTGTCAAACATATCATTACAACTTTTCAAGAAAAGAAATTTTTACATGCAAATCACTACCTGCATGCATTAATATCTCTGATGTTGGATATTCTTCAACCGCCAACTATCACAACTGCAAACCTAATCGATATTTATGACCAGTTCTTTAGTTATTCCATGCCTTTAATCTTTGATCTTTTTAATACCAAAGAGTTAAAAGAACAAAATAAACATATAGAGAATATTAATAAACTTATTATTGACGAAATGATGGAAGTTGTAACTATTTATGAAGAAAAAATAACGGAGTTTTTAAACTAAGGAAAGTTGGACTTGTTTTAAATTAATAGCTAAGGCCACCGAAGTAGCCTTAGTAGATACGGTTAAGACTATTGTAATAATCTTAATACGTTTTGTTGAACAGCATTAGCTTGACTCATAGCATAAGAACCAGATTGAGCTAAAATGTTTCTTTTGTTGAAGTTTGCAGATTCAGCAGCAAAGTCAACGTCACGAATTTGAGATTCAGCAGCAGTAACATTTACTTGAGTAACTGAAATATTTCTAACAGTTGATTCAAGTTTATTTTGCGCAGCACCTAAAGTCGCTCTTTTACCGTTGATTGTATCAAGTGCAGCATCCATTTGTGAAATAGCTGCTTCTGCTTTACTACGGTTACTTACAACAACACCAGCAAGTGCAGTTCCTACGATTGCAGATACAGTATTTGTACCGATCGCAACATTTTGTGTTTCGTTAGCATATGCACCAACGTGGAATGTAAATGTACCTGTAGCACCACCTGTAGCATCTAAAAGAGAAACACCATTAAATTTAGTAGTAGTAGCGATATCACTAGCTTCTTGTAAAAGTGCAGTAACCTCTTTTTGAATGTGACCACGAGATGTAGAATCTTGTGTATCATTCGCCGCTTGAGCAGCAAGAACACGAACTCTTTTTAAAATGTTTGTATACTCTTCAAGTGCACCATCAGCAGTTTGGATAAGACCAATACCGTCATTTGCATTAGCGATAGCTTGACCAAGACCTTGAGACTGAGCAGAAAGTTTGTCAGCGATTGCAAGACCAGCAGAGTCATCAGCAGCTTTGTTGATTCTTAAACCTGAAGAAAGTGATTGTAAACTTTTATCAAGTTGAACATTGTTCATTGTTGCATTTCTGTGTGCGTTCATCGCACCTACGTTAGTATTAATTCTGAAACCCATAATAAATCCTTTTAGGGAAGAGCCTTTCGCTCTCGTCAATTTAATTTTATCTTCAGGCTTCCTTGCCCTAGATGTAAACTAAATCGACACTAAAAAAAATAACTTTAGAAAAATTTACATTTTTTTTCAATTTTTTTATATTTAAAGTTTTTGTGCTAAACTTTCGCACTTGAAACACTATACTATATTATATAGGATTATATTTGAACTTAATTATCGTCGAATCACCCGCAAAAGCTAGAACTATTAAAAACTTTTTAGGTAAAGATTATGATGTAATCGCGTCAAAAGGACATATTAGAGATCTTCCAAAGTCACGTTTTGGAATTGAGATAGATGAAGATACACATACTATCGTACCTAAGTATTCTGTAGCTAAAGAGAATGCTGCTACAGTAAAAGAGATCAAAGACAAAGCAAAAAACGCAGATACTATCTATATCGCGACCGATGAGGACCGCGAGGGGGAAGCTATCGGATGGCATATTGCTCATGCCATAAAGAAAGATCCTGAAGAACTTCCACGTATCGTTTTCCACGAGATCACAAAAAGTGCTATTACACATGCACTAGAATCTGCTCGTAAAATTGATATGAAAATGGTAAATGCTCAACAGGCTCGTCGTTTACTTGACCGTATTGTAGGGTACAAACTATCCCCATTACTAAGTTCAAAAATCCAAAAAGGTTTAAGTGGTGGTCGTGTACAAAGCTCTACTCTTAAACTCGTAGTTGATCGTGAAAAAGAGATCAGAGCTTTTGTTCCTGAAGAATACTGGAGCATCGATACGACATTTAAAACAGATATTGAAGCAAATCTTATTCAGCATAAAAATGAAAAGATAGAAAAACTGACTATCAAAAATAAAGAAGCTGCTGCTGCAATCGTTGAAAGTGTAAAAAAAGACAACTTTACAATCACGAAAATTGAAACAAAACAGAGAAAAAGTTCAACGCCTCCTCCGTTTATGACTTCAACTCTGCAACAAACAGCATCTTCAAAACTAGGTTTTTCACCTAAAAAGACAATGATGCTTGCGCAAACATTGTATGAAGGTGTAAAAACACCTGATGGTACGAGTGGGGTTATTACATATATGAGAACGGACTCATTAAACCTAGCTAGTGAAGCAGTAAGTGCAGTTCGCGGTATTATCGAAAGTCGTTACGGGAAAAACTACCTTCCGGGTAAACCTAAAGTGTACACGAAAAAAGCAAAAGGTGCACAAGAGGCCCACGAAGCAATCCGTCCAACAATGTTGCAGTTTACTCCGGAAGTTGCAAGTAAATACTTAAAAGCTGACGAATTAAAACTTTACCGTCTGATCTATGAAAGATTTATGGCATGTCAGATGGAAGATGCAGTGTTTGAACAGCAATCAATCATCTTCAGCGGTTCTGAAAACGAGTACCGTGCAAGTGGTAGAAAACTAATTTTTGACGGTTTTTACAAAGTTCTAGGCAATGATGATAAAGACAAACTTCTACCATCACTTAAAGAGGGTGAAAAAGCTGAGATTGAAAAGATTAAACCAGAACAGCACTTTACTGAACCACCTTCACGTTATTCTGAAGCAAGTCTTATTAAAAAACTAGAAGCTGAAGGTGTAGGACGTCCGTCTACGTATGCACCGACAATTGCAACACTTACAAATAGAACTTACGTAAGCATTGAGAAAAAGCAGATCGTACCTACAGAAGTAGCATTCACTGTTACTGAAATTTTAGAGAAACACTTTGCAAACATCGTTGATATTAACTTCACTGCGAATATGGAAGAGAAACTCGATGAGATTGCTGAAGGTGATGTTGACTGGGAAAAACTGCTTGTTGATTTTTACGATGAATTTATGCAGAAAATTGCAGAAGGTAAAGAGAAAATAGTTTCACTTAAAATGGCAAAACCACTTGGAAGAAACTGCCCTAAATGTGGGAGTGAGCTACTTCTTCGTTCAGGACGTTTCGGAGAGTTTGTAGCATGTAGCGGTTTCCCTAAATGTAAGTATACGGAACAAGTAGATGCCGAAGGTAACAAAGTAGAAAAACAAGAGGAAGTTGCTGAAGACAAGTGTGATAAATGTGGTGGTGATATGGTTGTGAAAAATGGCCGTAACGGACAATTTTTGGCATGTGCAAACTATCCGGAGTGTAAAAATACAAAAAGTATACAGGTAGAAGAAAAAGTGAGTGAAACTCCTTGTCCTGATTGTGGAGGGAAACTCAGTCTGAAAAATTCAAGACGCGGACCATTTTGGGGATGCGAAAACTATCCTGATTGTAAATTTATCTCTAAATTCGAACCGACAACTATAAAATGTACACAAGAGGGTTGTGATGGCGTACTTGCTCCTCGTACGTTTAGAAACAAAGAGGTATATGAGTGTGTTAAATGTAAAACAAAAACGCCTCGTGAAGAGATTGACCAGAAGTAACTCTATTTCTGATTCTATCAAAATAGGGATTATTTCCGATTCTCATACAAAGCATAACAGAGCCGTAAAAGCTATTGATATGCTACTTAAAGAGGGTGTGGAGTTTTTTATTCATGCCGGCGATATTGTAGAAGCGGAAACGTTAGAGTATCTTAAAAAAACAAAAAAACGCTACGTTGCCGTTTATGGAAATAACGATGCCCATCTTGTGGATTTGCATAACAAATATAACTTAGTGCAAGAACCGAACTATTTTAAATTGGCAAATACAACTTTTAAACTGATGCATCTGCCTTTTTATATGTCTAACGATACGGATATAGTAATATTTGGTCATACTCACAAATTTGAGGTAGAATATAAAGGTAAAACTCTTTATCTCAATCCGGGAGAGGTTTGCGCAAGGAATAAACCGTCTTCAGAGTGTGTACTCTTAGAGATTACGCCTGAAAAGTTTGATGTAAAATATTTTACAAGAAAGAAAAAAGAGGAGTTTCAACTCGAAGAAGAGTACTCCTTTCAGAGGGAATAGAATGAGTCAAAAAATCTTTTTATGCTCAATTTGTAATATCAATAGTGGCACATGTAAAGAGGATTGTAAATTCTGTTCACAAAGTGTACGTTATAAAGCAGACATTGAGCGCTATAAACAAAAACCGATCGAAGATATTAAACAAGAAGCTATTGCTGCGCGTGATAAAGGTGCACTAGGATTTTGTCTGGTAACTGCAGATAAAGGCTTAAATGACAAAACACTTGATTTTGTATGTTCAACTGCAAAAGAGGTACAGAAAGTAGCTCCAGAACTTCGCCTTATCGCTTGTAATGGTACTGCTTCGATTGAGCAACTAAAAGAGTTAAAAAAATCGGGTATTAAAGCGTATAATCATAACTTGGAAACTAGTGAAGCATTTTATCCTGAGATCTGTACAACTCATCCTTGGAGCGAGCGATATGAGACATGTCAAAATGTCAATGAAGCTGGACTTGTACTTATAAGTGGGGGGATCTTTGGACTTGGTGAAACTCAAGAGGATAGAATTAGTATGCTAAACTCTCTTAAAGAGTTAAATCCGACAAGTGTGCCGATAAATTTTTATCATCATAATCCGGCATTGCAATTACAACCGAATCCTCTAAATATTGAAGAAGCACTAGAACTTATCAAGTTAACTCGTGAAACGTTACCAGATGCAGAACGTATAATGGTAGCGGGTGGTCGTGAACTGATGTTTGGTGAACGTCAAGGTGAAATTTTTGATTATGGTGCAAATTCAATCGTAATAGGAAATTATCTTACGACTTCTGGACGTGAGATGAATAAAGACCTCGAAATGCTAAAATCGCTTAATCTCGAAGTCGCTACAAAAGTAGGAAAATAAAATGACTCATACGATAGGTGATAATGTTGTTTTAATCATAACAATATCACTTATCATCATTTTCTCTCCATTTATAGCTCGTGCTGTTAAACTCCCTACAACACCGATTGAGATCATACTAGGTTCAATCTTCGGATATATAGGATTTATTCACGATGAACACCTCTTTGAACTCGTTGCGGAGTTTGGATTTTTATATCTGATGTTTATTGCAGGGACAGAGATTAATTTAAAAAATGTCCTCAAAACCCCATCTAGTATCCTGAAAAAAACAGCTCTGTATCTTGTCTTTTTATATACCTTCTCCTTAGCCTTTTCTCTACAGTTTGATCTTGGAAAAGTGTTCATGGTGCTTCTGCCTCTAATCTCCGTCGGACTTGTTGCATCATTGGCAAAAGAGTACGGAAAAACCGATTGGCTAGAACTCTCAATGACAGTCGGAGGTATCGGTGAAGTTGCCTCTATCTTTATCTTGACAATCACCTCCGCAACACTCCAGTCAGGAATTGGTTTTGGATTAGTGCAGACAATTTTTGCCCTGATAGTATTTATCTTTATCATGTTTGTGATCTTTCGCTCTATGCAGCTTGTCTTTTGGTGGTTTCCTGCAATTTCTACTGCACTGATGCCGCATGAAGACAACAAAGAGCAAGATATACGTTTATCTATGGGGATATTTTTTCTACTCATCGGTGCTATGCTTTACCTTGATCTCGAACTTGCATTTGGTGCTTTTTTGGCGGGTATTTTTATTCCAAGTTTCTTTGAACATAAACACGAACTGCCTGAAAAACTTTCATCCTACGGTTTTGGATTTTTAATCCCTATATTTTTCATCCATATCGGGACGATCTTTAACCTTGATGCACTTTTTATGGAAGGTCTTGTAGTTAAATCTTTAATAATCACTGCTGTAATGATACTTATGCGTGTTATTGCTTCACTCGTATTTATTAAAAACCTTGGATTTATAGATTCCGTATTAATGGGTCTTTCACACTCTATGCCCCTTACGCTTTTAATTGCGATGGCTACACTGGCCTATAATGCACACTCCATAGATAAGCTGCACTATTTTGCTTTTATCTTAGCGGCTTTATTTCAGGTGATATCTGTTATGATAATCATCAAGCTTATCAATATGTATAAAGAGAAAAAAGAGATAGAGGTAGTGTAATGGCTCGTTCAGTTTTGCTTCAACTTGCTCGTGATTCAATCCAAGAGGTTATAGAAGCAAGCAATACTATCAATAAACAAAACCTAATTAACGAGCACCCTTTACTTGATCAAAAAATTGCGACTGTGGTGAAAATTTTTCTTGAAGAAGAGCTTCGAGGAACTTCAGAGTTAGATGCCAGCAACGCACTTATAGACAATATTATTATTGCCTCAAAAAAAGCGGCTTTTGAAGATAAAAACTTCACACCGCTAACAACTTCGGAATATCTTCATTGCTCTATTGAGATCACTCTTGATACGCCAGAAGGTATAATCTCTCAAAAAGATGATCCCATTTTAAAAGCTTAAACCTTTATCCCAACTTTTCCGGAAAGTGTGTCATAAACTTTTGAAGCTTTGGAGCGATAACCACCTGGCAATATCCCTGCATAGGATTTAAATTGTAATAGTTTTGATGATACGCTTCTGCGGGATACACTTCTCCTAAAGGACTCACTTCAGTCACTATCTTTTCTGCAAAATCTTTTTGATGCTTTGCAATCGAGTTTTCTATAATAGTTTTTTCTTCCTCATCTGCATAATATATTACAGAACGGTACTGCGTTCCTTTATCTGCACCTTGTTGGTTCAGTGTTGTAGGATTATGTACGGCAAAGAAGATATCTAAAATCTCATCCAACTTGATAACCTCATTATCAAATTCAATATCAACTATCTCAGCGTGCCCAGTTGCTCCTGAACAAACGTTCTCATATGTAGGATTGGGACGTAAACCTCCGCTATAACCGCTTACTGCGGAGATCACACCTTTAACATTTCTGTATACTGCTTCAACACACCAAAAACAACCACCCCCTAAAACAATCCTTCTTTTATCCATGTATCCCTCTTTTTTTATGCTATTATTGCACAGTTTTCTTTTAGAATATAGTAGTGCGATTTTTATCTTAAAAACTTAAGTCTTTTACAATTATAAATAGGAAATATGATGCCTACAATTGACAATAAAACCTTTTATCTTGCCGCCATTAAAAAGTATGGACAAAGTGCTAAAGGTTTAAATTGGAACTCATCAGACACTCAAATTCTCCGTTTCGATAAACTCATAGAACTTTTGCCTAACAATCTTAATCGTTATACACTTACAGATGCCGGTTGTGGTTTCGGGGACTTTTATAACTATCTTGATCAAAAACCAAAAAGATATCTTGGATTAGATGCTTTAGAGGAGATGGTAACAATTGCAAAAGAAAATACTTTGCAAGAGATACTCAAATGTGATCTTCTCCAAGAGACACCGCCAGTAAGCGACTATATTGTCTGCAGTGGTGCTTTAAATATACTGACTAGATTTGAGACCACGATGTTTTTGCA
This window of the Sulfurimonas sp. C5 genome carries:
- a CDS encoding AMMECR1 domain-containing protein, giving the protein MARSVLLQLARDSIQEVIEASNTINKQNLINEHPLLDQKIATVVKIFLEEELRGTSELDASNALIDNIIIASKKAAFEDKNFTPLTTSEYLHCSIEITLDTPEGIISQKDDPILKA
- a CDS encoding biotin synthase, producing the protein MSQKIFLCSICNINSGTCKEDCKFCSQSVRYKADIERYKQKPIEDIKQEAIAARDKGALGFCLVTADKGLNDKTLDFVCSTAKEVQKVAPELRLIACNGTASIEQLKELKKSGIKAYNHNLETSEAFYPEICTTHPWSERYETCQNVNEAGLVLISGGIFGLGETQEDRISMLNSLKELNPTSVPINFYHHNPALQLQPNPLNIEEALELIKLTRETLPDAERIMVAGGRELMFGERQGEIFDYGANSIVIGNYLTTSGREMNKDLEMLKSLNLEVATKVGK
- a CDS encoding YfcE family phosphodiesterase; this encodes MKRLTRSNSISDSIKIGIISDSHTKHNRAVKAIDMLLKEGVEFFIHAGDIVEAETLEYLKKTKKRYVAVYGNNDAHLVDLHNKYNLVQEPNYFKLANTTFKLMHLPFYMSNDTDIVIFGHTHKFEVEYKGKTLYLNPGEVCARNKPSSECVLLEITPEKFDVKYFTRKKKEEFQLEEEYSFQRE
- a CDS encoding flagellin, with product MGFRINTNVGAMNAHRNATMNNVQLDKSLQSLSSGLRINKAADDSAGLAIADKLSAQSQGLGQAIANANDGIGLIQTADGALEEYTNILKRVRVLAAQAANDTQDSTSRGHIQKEVTALLQEASDIATTTKFNGVSLLDATGGATGTFTFHVGAYANETQNVAIGTNTVSAIVGTALAGVVVSNRSKAEAAISQMDAALDTINGKRATLGAAQNKLESTVRNISVTQVNVTAAESQIRDVDFAAESANFNKRNILAQSGSYAMSQANAVQQNVLRLLQ
- a CDS encoding 6-hydroxymethylpterin diphosphokinase MptE-like protein, coding for MNDIENKALERYTKNSEFLAQNHPDVFNKIKILEDGINHGLYQEKYALEYQNKYFDVVDLKSGQFLYNTNSIQVSDQLTSLVNFDKNSYLFEGFGLYYNYEQGKDSFLDTAKGAEGIYPLMTYYIDNLPKNATMNEIEKFIFIGVGLGLHILQVDKKIHAEEYFIIEDDLELFRLSLFTTPYYKIKGKLSFSIQEKEEQFTRKFQLFLQLSFFRNKFLKYSYFPAHSKEKFDFIKHSLASQAFSVFPYKTRLMKYLRPLEYIKNNYKFINLSKQFKKSSLSEKPCIVLGAGPSFEKHIDWLKENQDSFIIIAVSAVLKKLHEYNIKPDIVTHLDGFAISAKHFEGFETKNFLNNSILLAGSFVQQNIIDHFVKTNVYIYEENQTNYHKGFDSINGSCVGSTSVVHSALLNFDKIYLLGVDLAITKDGQTHVSSHIHSKTVDLNKIKESQTNISLAGSFFNVPGNLEKTVYTNPTFYGSILNLNNIIPHVKNETQTIYNLSEGAYFSGTEPFKNFEQLSDSLGSYDKKEIHAEIMDLFQSYSNDNLSSDELKEIAKKLEFVTSVKHIITTFQEKKFLHANHYLHALISLMLDILQPPTITTANLIDIYDQFFSYSMPLIFDLFNTKELKEQNKHIENINKLIIDEMMEVVTIYEEKITEFLN
- a CDS encoding class I SAM-dependent methyltransferase, whose translation is MMPTIDNKTFYLAAIKKYGQSAKGLNWNSSDTQILRFDKLIELLPNNLNRYTLTDAGCGFGDFYNYLDQKPKRYLGLDALEEMVTIAKENTLQEILKCDLLQETPPVSDYIVCSGALNILTRFETTMFLQNCYKSAKEGFIFNCLYGDRESDTFNYLDQEFIEKIALSLGVNEVKYVQDYLPNDITVGFFR
- a CDS encoding 6-hydroxymethylpterin diphosphokinase MptE-like protein — translated: MTDINAKVAQNFHENIEYLQQHHPKVFEKLSAFDIAVENGHYKEKYELIFENDNFDVLEHATQKFLYDKQTSYHTEKSLHSVDYSTENNCFEAFIRQDYTEDEIKDFKQLQTKDPLESHLPYIADIIHITNQREKKLLNTIDKYIFFGVGLGLHIEAIAEHIQAKMYLIVEDDLELFRLSLFCINYKNLAKTAKLFFAIFEDDSEFAHICENFLKESYYFNHYIKYFQLLSHSEVKANHFYLALSSQAELKFLFHNYLRTLSIPLETFSQGYSIIEKNLNFNTEYFQNKPFLFIASGPSLQKNIDALLQNKDKFIIVAVSSSLNFLEKYQIQPHIVLHLDPFEISATPFERLDSLSFLDNSLIFLSAHASRKVYSLLNKENIYVFEAGSAYKTDALNVSSSCVGSLGYLLLTVLKVQKLYFLGLDLAVDNETGSSHINTHIHEKTLELKDSFQNDTNETLSYYDDLVQIKGNQREKVFTTPHFFTSVNLINNYFATIVKPSQQFYNLSDGAYFQKTQALTFKELKDLPDLPESIERELKTLLEAHTLHSLNENELKSLKRKLKFCKKLQSQLQNIKPNNTTPLSYVKTIQQLITGDENLYKYELARVLDSYLYYILNFIYDYLNNPKIPQEDFQHIDQLFKQHLVELISVYQNYLHKALEGNNQ
- the topA gene encoding type I DNA topoisomerase; the protein is MNLIIVESPAKARTIKNFLGKDYDVIASKGHIRDLPKSRFGIEIDEDTHTIVPKYSVAKENAATVKEIKDKAKNADTIYIATDEDREGEAIGWHIAHAIKKDPEELPRIVFHEITKSAITHALESARKIDMKMVNAQQARRLLDRIVGYKLSPLLSSKIQKGLSGGRVQSSTLKLVVDREKEIRAFVPEEYWSIDTTFKTDIEANLIQHKNEKIEKLTIKNKEAAAAIVESVKKDNFTITKIETKQRKSSTPPPFMTSTLQQTASSKLGFSPKKTMMLAQTLYEGVKTPDGTSGVITYMRTDSLNLASEAVSAVRGIIESRYGKNYLPGKPKVYTKKAKGAQEAHEAIRPTMLQFTPEVASKYLKADELKLYRLIYERFMACQMEDAVFEQQSIIFSGSENEYRASGRKLIFDGFYKVLGNDDKDKLLPSLKEGEKAEIEKIKPEQHFTEPPSRYSEASLIKKLEAEGVGRPSTYAPTIATLTNRTYVSIEKKQIVPTEVAFTVTEILEKHFANIVDINFTANMEEKLDEIAEGDVDWEKLLVDFYDEFMQKIAEGKEKIVSLKMAKPLGRNCPKCGSELLLRSGRFGEFVACSGFPKCKYTEQVDAEGNKVEKQEEVAEDKCDKCGGDMVVKNGRNGQFLACANYPECKNTKSIQVEEKVSETPCPDCGGKLSLKNSRRGPFWGCENYPDCKFISKFEPTTIKCTQEGCDGVLAPRTFRNKEVYECVKCKTKTPREEIDQK
- a CDS encoding cation:proton antiporter, with product MTHTIGDNVVLIITISLIIIFSPFIARAVKLPTTPIEIILGSIFGYIGFIHDEHLFELVAEFGFLYLMFIAGTEINLKNVLKTPSSILKKTALYLVFLYTFSLAFSLQFDLGKVFMVLLPLISVGLVASLAKEYGKTDWLELSMTVGGIGEVASIFILTITSATLQSGIGFGLVQTIFALIVFIFIMFVIFRSMQLVFWWFPAISTALMPHEDNKEQDIRLSMGIFFLLIGAMLYLDLELAFGAFLAGIFIPSFFEHKHELPEKLSSYGFGFLIPIFFIHIGTIFNLDALFMEGLVVKSLIITAVMILMRVIASLVFIKNLGFIDSVLMGLSHSMPLTLLIAMATLAYNAHSIDKLHYFAFILAALFQVISVMIIIKLINMYKEKKEIEVV
- the msrA gene encoding peptide-methionine (S)-S-oxide reductase MsrA; translation: MDKRRIVLGGGCFWCVEAVYRNVKGVISAVSGYSGGLRPNPTYENVCSGATGHAEIVDIEFDNEVIKLDEILDIFFAVHNPTTLNQQGADKGTQYRSVIYYADEEEKTIIENSIAKHQKDFAEKIVTEVSPLGEVYPAEAYHQNYYNLNPMQGYCQVVIAPKLQKFMTHFPEKLG